From Astyanax mexicanus isolate ESR-SI-001 chromosome 11, AstMex3_surface, whole genome shotgun sequence, the proteins below share one genomic window:
- the LOC103030267 gene encoding plasma membrane ascorbate-dependent reductase CYBRD1 produces the protein MEAMENYRLFLSLLLLALSLGFVSVVFVLRWVLHFREGLGWDGGAAEFNWHPLLIIIGFIFLQGIAIVVYRLPWTWKCSKLMMKFIHAGLNVLAFILAAISLVAVFDFHNTQNIPNMYSLHSWVGLTAVILYSLQIVLGIAIYLLPVSPVPLRAAFMPLHVYSGLFIFTSVIAAALMGITEKLIFGLKDPKYKDSPPEATFVNVLGLLISVFGGLILWIATRPSWKRPNEQLLRSQLNSEPTPSGISANTAMPERTDAETDSGKMSKM, from the exons ATGGAAGCAATGGAGAACTACAGGCTTTTCCTCTCTCTGCTGCTCCTCGCCCTCTCGCTGGGCTTCGTCTCGGTCGTGTTCGTCCTCAGATGGGTTTTACACTTCCGAGAGGGGCTCGGCTGGGACGGAGGAGCGGCGGAGTTTAACTGGCATCCGCTCCTGATTATCATCGGCTTCATTTTCCTTCAGGGAATCG caatTGTTGTGTACAGGCTCCCATGGACGTGGAAGTGCAGTAAGCTGATGATGAAGTTCATTCATGCAGGCCTAAATGTGCTGGCCTTCATCCTGGCTGCTATTTCTCTGGTAGCGGTGTTTGACTTTCATAATACTCAGAACATTCCCAACATGTATAGTCTGCACAGCTGGGTGGGGCTAACTGCTGTCATATTGTACTCATTACAA ATCGTACTGGGCATTGCCATCTACCTCCTTCCTGTAAGCCCAGTACCTTTACGAGCTGCATTTATGCCTCTACATGTGTACAGCGGCCTATTCATCTTTACTAGTGTGATTGCTGCTGCTCTAATGGGCATTACTGAGAAGCTCATATTTGGCCT GAAAGACCCAAAATATAAAGATTCTCCACCAGAAGCCACATTTGTGAATGTCCTTGGCTTGCTGATAAGTGTTTTTGGAGGCCTTATCCTCTGGATAGCCACTCGACCTTCGTGGAAGAGACCCAATGAGCAGCTCCTCCGCTCGCAGCTCAACAGTGAGCCTACACCATCAGGAATCAGTGCGAACACAGCAATGCCTGAGAGAACAGACGCAGAGACAGATAGTGGAAAAATGAGCAAAATGTAA